From a single Nicotiana tomentosiformis chromosome 2, ASM39032v3, whole genome shotgun sequence genomic region:
- the LOC138905400 gene encoding uncharacterized protein translates to MAVTTRSGRGGDTPTSSQRKLVDDKQVVEEEEIPNNVVQANDEVRIDIDDNVGETQEEVTPSRDHIIDILEPVVQKAKASLLKPPPLYPRRLAKKNGENQFKKFIYMMKSLSINVSLVEALEQMPGYAKFMKDLVIKKRSMNFETIKVTHQVSAIVRSMAPKLEDPSAFTIPCTIGSAEFDKALCDLGQPNSNEVCSFMDLVTDVIIDDTSATINVGDMLDAVLLNFDDDEMDGFMECVNSLQGMGSYNYAPRKHSLDLENRKTPPTKPSN, encoded by the exons atggctgttactacaagaagtggaagaggtggggatacacccacctcaagtcaaaggaaacTTGTGGATGAtaagcaagtggtagaagaagaagagatcccgaacaatgtggtgcaagcaaatgatgaagtgcggattgatattgatgacaatgtgggagagactcaagaggaagtgaccCCATCTAGGGATCATATTATTGACATACtagaaccggtagtgcaaaaggctaaggcatcaTTGCTTAAGCCTCCTCCTCTATATCCTCGAAGGctcgccaagaaaaatggcgagaatcaattcaaaaagttcatttacatgatgaagagtctctcaataaatgtatcattagttgaagccttggagcaaatgcccggttatgcaaagtttatgaaggatttggtgataaAGAaacggtcgatgaattttgaaactatcaaagtcacgcATCAAGTCAGTGCAATTGTGCGTTCGATGGCTCCTAAATTAGAAGATCccagtgctttcacaatcccctgtaccattggaagtgccgagtttgataaagctctttgtgatcttggg caaccaaatagcaatgaagtatgtTCTTTCATGGATTTGGTGACCGacgtgattattgatgatacaagtgccacgattaatgtgggtgatatgttggatgccgtcttgctcaactttgatgatgacgagatggatggcttcatggaatgtgtgaattctttgcaaggaatggggtcgtacaactatgcgcCCCGGAAAcattccttggatcttgaaaataggaaaactcctcctacaaagccttcaaatTAA
- the LOC138905401 gene encoding uncharacterized protein, whose product MALTLGMDDGTLRYQGRLCVPNVDGLRERIMIEANAFRYSVHPGSIKMYHDLKEIYWWNDMKMNVADFVASWDDRFPLIEFAYNNIFHASIQMTPFEALYGRRCRSPIGWFKIGEAELIGPDLVHQAMEKVKIINEWLKTVQSRQKSYSDVRRRNLEFKEDDWVFLKVFPMKGIMWFGKKKN is encoded by the exons aTGGCTcttactcttggcatggatgatggtaccctaaggtaccaagggcgactatgtgttccgaatgtagatggtctccgggaaagaatcatgatcgaaGCTAACGCTTTTAGGTATTCTGTGCATCCAGGTTCTATAAAGATGTATCACGATCTCAAGgaaatctattggtggaatgacatgaaaatgaatgtggcggactttgtggcaag ctgggatgatcgttttccactcatagagtttgcttataacaacatctTTCATGCGAGTATTCAGATgacaccatttgaggcattgtatggtaggagatgtagatctcccattgggtggttcaagattggggaagctgagttaatagggccagacctcgtgcatcaggctatggagaaggttaagatcataaatgAGTGGTTGAAAACTGtccagagtcgtcaaaaatcctattcggatgttcgtcgcagaaacttagagttcaaagaagatgattgggtattcttgaaggttttccccatgaagggtattatgtgGTTTGGGAAAAAGAAAAATTGa